AAACTTGTGACGCCCCTCTCATCAATGGGGAGGCAGAAGCCTACATCTGCACATTCGAATGCACTTTTTGCAGACCTTGCACGACAGATACCCACAAACATATCTGCCCCAATTGCGGCGGCAATTTAGTTCTCCGCCCTACCAGGCCGGAAAAACTAATTGAGAAAAATCCTCAAGCTGACGTCTGATTTAGCGCCACTTTCTCCATGCTTTTCCGTTTTTTCTTGGCTTTCTTAAGTGCTGGTTGAAGCCCTTCCAGCAGGAGACGAATAAGAGTAGCTGTTTCCATATTAAGCTCAATCTTATCGGGGCTGCCGTTCGCTGATTTTTCATGACGCTTAGCCGCAGCTTTCAAAAGTCGCTTCACATCCCGATCATCCAGAATGTCCTTAAGGATCAGCTCCTGCAAGAGAAGCTCCACAATGGTGAGGGATGCAAATCCTGTTTTATCTGCTGAAATCTGTCGCATGGTTCCCAGTAAAAAAGGGCTGCGCAATGTCTCACACAGCCCCCTACACTTAATAAGTGCAAAATATATTTCAAATCCTACTCAGAAGGAACTGTCTCCCATTTTCCATCGCGGGACATATATTTGGAGCCATCCTCAGAATAAAAGCTTGTTGCTCCGGCGTCTTTGAGAACTTTCAGCATTACTGGCAGCTCTTTGCCCTCTGCATCCAATTTGGCAATGACCTTGTCAGTTCCTAATTGGTCCAGCAGCTCAAACGGACCTTTCGCCCAACCAAATCCCCAGCGCATGGCACGATCAATATTGACTACATCGTCCGCGATTTCCGGGATGAGATCTGCTGCATAGAGGAGTGTTCCGCCCATGATGTCCCAAACAAGCTGTCCTTCCGCATCATCGGCGAAGAAAACAGTTTCAGGCGCCTGATGAATAGGTGAAAGCTCAACTGTCTCTTGTGGGCGCCAGCTTTCGCTTGTCAGATCAAAGATCTCTTTGGTCTTCGCTCCATCTTCAGCAATGTTAAGGCGATAAAAGCCTCCCTTAGCTTTCCGACCGAGCTGTCCCCGCTCCAGCATAGCCTGTTCCACGGGCGGAAAACTCGTATAGGCAAGCCCCACATCACCCTGAGGAAGATTTACTTTAAGGTTCTTTCCCACCAGATCCATGATGTCCAAACCAATAAGGTCGATCAGACCATAAAGGCCGGTTGGCGGCAATCCAACCGGCTTACTCAACAGCGCGTCCACCTTTTCCATTGGCATACCGGCTTCAAGGGCAGCCTTAGCTTTGTGCAAGCCTGACAGCATAAAGAAGCAGCCTATCCGATTGCCGATGAAGTTCACGGTGTCCTTTGCATAAACGACACCCTTGCCGAGT
This genomic stretch from Sneathiella limimaris harbors:
- a CDS encoding 3-hydroxyacyl-CoA dehydrogenase yields the protein MTRDVKSVAVLGGGTMGLGIAAASADAGADVLLLDVTLEAAEASLDRMINIRPPAFENPESAKRIKLGSFNDDLERIADYDWICEAIIEDLATKRELFAKLEPLRRDGSVVSTNTSGIPLKDIAADMPERLQKDIVVTHFFNPVKIMRLMELIPGEKTTPDVTEALARFCGEKLGKGVVYAKDTVNFIGNRIGCFFMLSGLHKAKAALEAGMPMEKVDALLSKPVGLPPTGLYGLIDLIGLDIMDLVGKNLKVNLPQGDVGLAYTSFPPVEQAMLERGQLGRKAKGGFYRLNIAEDGAKTKEIFDLTSESWRPQETVELSPIHQAPETVFFADDAEGQLVWDIMGGTLLYAADLIPEIADDVVNIDRAMRWGFGWAKGPFELLDQLGTDKVIAKLDAEGKELPVMLKVLKDAGATSFYSEDGSKYMSRDGKWETVPSE
- a CDS encoding DUF1272 domain-containing protein, with protein sequence MLKLKKTCETCDAPLINGEAEAYICTFECTFCRPCTTDTHKHICPNCGGNLVLRPTRPEKLIEKNPQADV